The window TGGATATTTCATTACCTTGAATTGAAACATTCGAAGTAACATCTAAAAAACCAATATGTCCTTTCAAGATAAACATGCACCTTCGATTCTCGCAAAGCTCTTATTGTCTTTAAGTATCCTGGCGGGGATTATCACAGCAACAGTGTTAACTTCCGGATATTCGGATTGGTTAGCCGATTTTCTTAATTTTAAAAAAGTCGAAGGAAATATCTACCGACAAGTAATTATGTTATTTTGCTGTTCGATTTACCTTGTTAGATTTACTATAGGGATGTTCGTTTTCATGCAGCGAAAAATCGGCTGGTTCGAAGGTAGCCTTGTTTCGGTTTTGTATTTCATGATGTTCTATGTTTTTGTCGTCTCCGCAGGAAGCCGTCCAGAACCGATAGGACTGATCGATATTGTTGGAATATTCATGTTTCTTGTAGGTTCATATATCAATACTATGGCTGATTACCAACGATTTGCCTGGAAAAGAAAAAATGAAAACAAAGGGCGACTGTACACACAGGGTCTCTTTAGATATGCCATGCATATGAACTATTTTGGAGATGCTATTACTTATACTGGATTAGCTTTAATAACATTGAAGATGTTGTGTTTATTTATATCGGCCATAATAATTGTGAATTTCATAGTAATTCAAATTCCTATGCTCGATAAACACCTTAGCAAAAAATATGGAAACGATTTTACTGAATATTCTACTGTTACAAAGAAGTTTATTCCGTTTGTGTATTAGTTCTAGGGAGTAACCTTCATGCTGGATTTACGGCTTGGCAGAACAATTCGTTTAACCCGCCGCTAATAGCGCGGGTGAACTTAGCGTTAGGAAGCGATGAAAAAATAATATCAATATTATATCAAATAATCTTAATATGGAAATCACCGAAAAGTATATTAGGCAAGTTTCTGATAATCTTCTATCCTTCCTTAGTGAGGAACTTGGTGATACGAAATTAGACTACGAAATTCCTCCATCACTACTTCGGGGCGG of the Desulfobacterales bacterium genome contains:
- a CDS encoding DUF1295 domain-containing protein, producing the protein MQRKIGWFEGSLVSVLYFMMFYVFVVSAGSRPEPIGLIDIVGIFMFLVGSYINTMADYQRFAWKRKNENKGRLYTQGLFRYAMHMNYFGDAITYTGLALITLKMLCLFISAIIIVNFIVIQIPMLDKHLSKKYGNDFTEYSTVTKKFIPFVY